One window from the genome of Dermacentor silvarum isolate Dsil-2018 chromosome 7, BIME_Dsil_1.4, whole genome shotgun sequence encodes:
- the LOC119457823 gene encoding ADP-ribose glycohydrolase MACROD1 isoform X1, which yields MQRLQPTITFVQAYGMPRWWLCRKLQTAAGRMTVAMSQHLARSKHLSSCEVGLCKTQSLACATLASVSVPTFSVCRSFVTHRIMEGATIHSLQTDPKVVAEREKFLSLPLAEKRASYKCGSKFVIIEDVDDWPAYSAAKNISGGGSGKYKVRPDLNSKVSLFVGDITALEIDAIVNAANNRLLGGGGVDGAIHSAAGPKLKEECATLNGCPTGEAKITGGYKLPAKYVIHTVGPVGENEAKLHSCYLTCLETLKAHKLRTVAFPCISTGVYGYPNEKAAHVALSTAREWLEADENAHKVDRIIFCLFLAVDVRLYEKLLPEYFPLQG from the exons ATGCAGCGCTTGCAGCCGACAATCACGTTCGTGCAAGCTTACGGCATGCCGCGGTGGTGGTTGTGTCGGAAGCTGCAGACAGCTGCCGGGCGAATGACCGTAGCGATGTCGCAACACCTCGCTCGCAGTAAACATTTGTCGTCTTGCGAAGTCGGTCTCTGTAAAACACAATCTCTGGCATGCGCAACTCTTGCATCCGTCAGCGTTCCCACTTTCTCGGTTTGTAGGTCTTTTGTGACGCATCGGATCATGGAAGGTGCGACCATTCACTCCCTGCAGACGGACCCCAAAGTGGTAGCGGAGAGAG AGAAGTTCTTGTCTCTCCCACTTGCTGAGAAGCGGGCATCGTACAAGTGCGGTAGCAAGTTTGTCATCATTGAAGACGTCGATGACTGGCCAGCATACAGTGCTGCCAAAAACATCTCGGGAGGTG GCTCTGGAAAATATAAGGTTCGCCCTGACCTCAACTCCAAAGTTTCCCTATTTGTCGGTGACATCACAGCGCTGGAAATCGATGCCATCGTGAATGCTGCAAACAACCGTCTTCTTGGAGGAGGTGGCG TGGATGGTGCCATCCACAGTGCCGCAGGACCCAAGCTCAAGGAAGAGTGCGCCACGTTGAACGGTTGCCCGACCGGTGAGGCCAAGATCACCGGTGGCTACAAGCTGCCCGCCAAGT ATGTCATTCACACAGTCGGTCCTGTTGGCGAGAATGAGGCCAAGCTGCACAGCTGCTACCTCACTTGCCTCGAAACCCTCAAGGCGCACAAGCTGCGGACAGTG gCATTTCCATGCATCTCAACAGGTGTCTACG GTTATCCAAACGAGAAAGCAGCTCATGTGGCACTGTCAACGGCACGCGAGTGGCTAGAAGCAGACGAGAATGCTCACAAG